A genomic segment from Dermatobacter hominis encodes:
- a CDS encoding YsnF/AvaK domain-containing protein has translation MTRSEEELRVDKTSKQTGKVRLRKWVETEHQTVTVPIRKEKVRLEREPITDANVDAAMDGPELSEEEHEIVLSEEEPVVDTKVVPKERVRLDKDVDITEETVGADVRKERVEVEGDAEAGTRRR, from the coding sequence ATGACGCGCTCCGAGGAGGAGCTCCGCGTCGACAAGACCTCGAAGCAGACCGGGAAGGTACGCCTCCGGAAGTGGGTCGAGACCGAGCACCAGACGGTCACCGTCCCGATTCGCAAGGAGAAGGTCCGGCTCGAGCGCGAGCCCATCACCGACGCCAACGTCGACGCCGCGATGGACGGTCCGGAGCTCTCCGAGGAGGAGCACGAGATCGTGCTGTCCGAGGAGGAACCCGTCGTCGACACCAAGGTCGTCCCCAAGGAGCGCGTCCGGCTCGACAAGGACGTCGACATCACCGAGGAGACCGTCGGCGCCGACGTGCGCAAGGAGCGCGTCGAGGTCGAGGGCGACGCCGAGGCCGGCACCC